The following is a genomic window from Pedobacter sp. KBS0701.
TATCAAACTGGTTCTGGATCTTATCTAAAGCAGTAATCCAGTTGCCAATATGTGCACCATTTTCTCTATCAATATATGGAAATTTTCGATTGAAAACCAGATCGCCTACATGTACAATATTGGCATTTTCGAAATGATAAACGGCATCGCCATTGGTATGCCCTGAACCGTAATAATAAGCTTTAATATTTTCATTGCCCACTTTCGCACTCCATTTTGTACCGAAAGTGGTATCAGGCAAAAGCTGTTTATCTAAATTATTTGCTTTCTCAGCACCTCTTTTCTGGTTTACCAGCGAATTTTGGTGTGCAACCACTTTTTCGGCCAATCCTTTAAAAGAAACATTTCCGGCCGTATGATCGCCATGGTGATGCGTGTTGATCAAATATTTGAAAGGCTTTTCACCCAGTTTTCTCAACTCATCGATTACATGTGGTGCCGTAGTTGGGAACTGTGCATCTACCACCACAAAACCATTGCCCGAATTTAACCAGCCAATGGTTCCGCCCTGCTCGGTAAATATACCCACATCATTACGAAGCGGTTTAAAATCATAAGCACGCAACAACTCTTGCTGCGCAAAAACATCCGTTTTATAAATTGAAAGCAGGGCCATGGCCAATGCCGAATTTTTGATAAAATTTCTTCTTTCCATTTTGAGATTAAGCTAAAAAACCACAGCAAATGCTGTGGCTTAAATTTAATAATTTAGATGCTGAAATAACAAATTATATACCCGAACCCGGTGTAGTACCTGGCTCATGCCCAGGACCAAAGGAATTATTCTTACGGTCTTTATCTTTGTTAAACAGATTGGTTGTTACTTTCGATGATTTATTTTCATCTAAAGTTCTATCTTCTTTAATATCTTCTGCGGTTTTATCCAGTAAATCGTTCTCAACAACTTTACCTTTTTCTTTATTCGTTTCCATAGTAATTGTAAATTGATATACTATAGGAACAACCTAAAAATAAGATTGTTTTTAATAGTTGTTTTTGGAATGGGTTTTAGTAAAAGAAAAATCTTATGGTTAGTGAGCCACCAATTAAACAGTTGAGTTTCATAGATTCTAATAATAACGATGGCCATCTCAACTGAAACTGTGAAATTGAGAGATCTGTCAAGCAGATTTTGCTTCGCAGAGCCTTCGGGTTCTCGGCTACGTTGCACCCGATAGCTAGCTATCGGGTCCGCTCGAAAATGACGATGCGGATGGAACTTCGCTACCAATTACGACGTCTCCTGTTAAGATTTTACAACATTGCCCCAGGCAATTTCCCCAACTCATGGATAGATCCGAAAGAATGAAACCTCCTTTTATGAATTTTATTAAAATGGTTTGAAGATTCGAAAGAAAACGGATTGAAAATAAATTTGTAAATGTGTTTCCTTTCTTCGTTTAATTTTTCTTCCTGTTTTGCGTTTTCCAGATTTTGAGTGTTGCGGTTAGTTTCCATGAAGATATAGATTATTGAAAACCTATCGGGGCTTTCAGGGTTAACAATTTTAATACTTAATAAAAGCTTTTTTAAATTTGCTTAACCTTATACCATGGGTGTTTGATAAGGTTTCGTTCTGGAACTACATTAAAATGGCGTGGATTGCCTTATGTTTAATTAAATTTAAGCTTAATTTTTGATTTTTGCAAATTATTTTTTTGGGAGTTAAATGTTATTGCGCTAAAATCTAAAGGGCATTTTTTGGAAATCAGTTGCAGTAGTACCTGGGAAGATACGGTCCTGCTCTTTACTTTACTCCGCTACGCTCCATGTTCGTTCCGATCAGGTTTATTGGCACAGCCAGCAATACTATCTGGGGTTACAGAGCGTAGAGAATTTGTTTTTAAAATGAATTCGTCTTTGCATCATCCAGCCTTAAATAGCAGCACCAGCTTAATGGAGCTAAACCTGATTGAAGCGGATACCGGCCAAGTGCTTAAGGCCTGCAGGCGTATGAGCGAAAAGCAGGACGAACATTAAAATGAAATGCCACGTTTGCTTTCCAAAAAAATCAGCTGTTTTTTTGCCCACAAAAAAAGTCCCGATTTTCACCGGGACGCTCCTATTTGGTTAATGATATTTTAAGCTAAAGCATTCTGCTTCACTACCATTTTAACTTTTTCGATTACGTAATCCAAATCCTCTTTAGTGGTGTATTTACTAAAAGAAAAACGCACTGAAGGACGGTTTGGATCGGCATTGATACCATTTAGCACATGCGAGCCAATGTTTGAACCTGAAGAACAGGCACTACCGCCTGAAGCGCAGATACCATTGATATCCAAATTGAACAATAACATATCGGCCATGTCCATTTCAGGGAAAGAAACATTTAATACCGTATATAAACTTTTATCGGCATCGGTTTCGCCATTAAAGCCAATACCTGGGATTTCGGCAATTAACTGTGCTTTCAAATAATCTTTTAAGCCCTGAATGTATGATTGATGCTGATCCATTTCTGAATAAGCAATTTCTAAGGCTTTAGCTAAACCTACAATACCATATACATTTTCGGTACCGCCACGCATGTTGCGTTCCTGTGAACCACCGTAAATCATTGGTGGGATTTTAATATTGCTGTTTACGTATAAAAAACCAACGCCTTTAGGTCCGTGAAGTTTATGTGCAGCACACACAATAAAATGTGCTTTAAGCTCGCGTACATTGTGTGGATAATGGCCCATAGTCTGAACGGTATCGGCATGGTAAATAGCATTGTATTTCTCGCAGATATCGCCCACTTTAACCATATCGGTTAGTGTACCCAATTCATTATTGGCATGCATCAATGAAACAAAAGTACGCTCGTTATTCTGGAGCAGTTCTTCTAAATGGTTATAATCGATATTCCCTTTTTCATCAATATTAACGAAACTTAATTTATCGATCTCGCCATTTTTAAGCATCGTATTTAAGGTATGCTCAACCGCATGGTGCTCTATTTTTGAAGTGATGGCATGTTTAATGCCAAAAGCTGAAATTCCGCAACGGATAGCTGTATTATCGGCCTCTGTACCTCCGGAAGTAAAAAATATCTCAGATGGAGATGCATTTAACAGACCTGAAACGGTTTTACGGGCTTTCTCCACGAGTGTTCTCACCTCACGGCCAAGTGCATGAATGGCAGATGGGTTACCAAAGTAATTTTCCATCACGTTTGTCATTTCTGCGATTACTGCTGCATCTAAAGGCGTTGTTGCCGCATTATCTAAATAGACCCTTTTCATTTCTATGAATATTTAAAAGTTATGTGTTGCAAAGATGCCTTGTTAATGGCAAACTCTGATTTAAATGCCCAAGGTTTAATCGTTTTATTAAACCCCTGAACAGGTATGCTTAATCCTAAAATGCTTTAAAGCTTAAAGGTGTAATATTTCTTTAATGTCAGAAATAATTTTGTTAGCCAAATTCTCGGCAATGGTTTCATTTTCTGCCTCACTATAAATCCTGATGATCGGTTCTGTATTAGAGCGGCGCAAATGTACCCAGGTTTTATCAAATTCTATCTTCAAACCATCAATTGTGCTGTAGGGCTGATTTTTATATTTCTCTTCTACCTGTTTCAATAAATTATCGATATCCATTTCTGGCGTAAGGGTAATCTTATTTTTAGAGATGTGGTATTGAGGATAACTGGCCCGAAGTAGAGAAATAGATTTACCAAACTTAGCCAAATGTGTTAAAAATAAGGCAATACCCACCAAAGCATCTCTACCATAATGCGATTCAGGATAAATGATTCCACCATTACCTTCACCACCGATTATGGCATTCGTTTCTTTCATTTTGTTAACTACGTTTACCTCACCTACTGCCGATGCATTGTATTCAGCACCTGCTTTTTCGGTTACATCGCGTAAAGCACGGGTTGATGACAGATTAGAAACCGTGTTTCCAGGCGTATTTTTCAATACATAATCGGCAACAGCAACTAAGGTATATTCTTCGCCAAACATGCTGCCATCTTCGTTTACAAAACATAAACGGTCAACATCAGGGTCTACTACAATACCTAAATTTGCGTTCTGTTTCTGAACTTCTTTCGATATTTCAGTTAAGTTTTCAGGAAGTGGTTCAGGATTGTGTGGAAAATATCCGTCTGGTGTACAATATAATTCTACTACCTTATTCACTCCCAAAGCTTTTAATAAAGCAGGAATAAAAATACCGCCGGTTGAATTTACACAATCGATTACTATTTTAAAATCAGCTTTTTTAATTGCCTCAACATCAACCAATGGTAAGGCTAAAACTTTATCGATGTGTTTTTGAAGATAAGTATCGTTTTTTATTACTTTACCTAGTTTATCTACCTCTGCGAAGTCAAAATCAGCACTTTCGGCTAAATCTAAAACTTCCTTGCCATCTGCATCGCTAATAAATTCTCCACTGGCGTTTAATAATTTTAAGGCATTCCACTGCTTTGGGTTATGACTTGCGGTTAAAATAATTCCACCTCCTGCTTTTTCATCAGGCACCGCAACTTCTACCGTTGGCGTAGTAGATAAGCCTAAATCGATTACCTCAATACCCAGGCCTTGTAACGTTCCGATAACCAGGTTATTCACCATCTCCCCCGAAATACGCGCATCACGACCTAAAACTATCCTTTTACTGCCTGTTTTTTGCACCACCCAGCTACCAAAGGCAGCTGTAAATTTCACAATATCAAATGGGGTTAAGCCGTCGCCAGCCCTTCCGCCTATGGTTCCGCGTATTCCTGAAATTGATTTTATTAAAGTCACTTTTTATAATTTATTTGAGGTCAAAAATAACAAAAAAAACAAGACAGCCGTTATTTAAACCTACCTGTGAAAGTTAATTTACATTGTTTTTATATCTACATGTACGATCAATATTATAGAACTGGGCCAGGCGAAGAAAACAAACGTGTGTTTGATTTAAATGTTCAATTGAATTTTTATGGCGAATATTCTCAGGGTCTTAAATAAGGTTTACAGACAAATCCATAGCCATGAATTACAAGTTGATTACATTCAATAAATAATCAGCACCTCATATTTATGCAACTTTATTGCATAAAAGTATATTCTAACTTTACTAGCGATTGTAAAACCTTATATTTGCAACTTTTTAAGATACAAACGGCTTTTATATGCAGCGCAAGTGGTTTCAATATTGGTTCAATTCGCCATATTATCATATTCTTTACCAACAACGAAATGATGCTGAAGCCGAATTCTTCATTGATAAACTCACGGATTACCTTCATCCAAAAGCCGAAGCGAAAATGCTTGATATTGCCTGCGGAAAAGGCCGTCACTCCATTTACCTGAACAAAAAAGGTTTTGATGTTACTGGAATAGATTTATCAGAACAAAGCATAAAGTACGCAAAACAATTCGAAAACGGTAAATTACACTTCCTTGTTCACGATATGCGAAGGCTTTTTTACATCAATTATTTTGATGTGGCTTTAAACCTTTTTACCAGTTTTGGTTATTTTGATACAGAAAAAGACCACGTAAATGCGCTTAAAACTTTTCGCAAGTGTTTAACCGCCGATGGGATTTTGGTGCTGGATTATTTTAACACCGAAAAAATTATACGCAACTTAAATTCGTGTGAA
Proteins encoded in this region:
- a CDS encoding MBL fold metallo-hydrolase codes for the protein MERRNFIKNSALAMALLSIYKTDVFAQQELLRAYDFKPLRNDVGIFTEQGGTIGWLNSGNGFVVVDAQFPTTAPHVIDELRKLGEKPFKYLINTHHHGDHTAGNVSFKGLAEKVVAHQNSLVNQKRGAEKANNLDKQLLPDTTFGTKWSAKVGNENIKAYYYGSGHTNGDAVYHFENANIVHVGDLVFNRKFPYIDRENGAHIGNWITALDKIQNQFDNDTLFIWGHSLDPEKVTGNKTDVKAYQNYLQSLLTFVGGEIKAGKSKEDILKTTTIPNAPEWKGEGIERSLTAAYDELKGV
- a CDS encoding cysteine desulfurase family protein produces the protein MKRVYLDNAATTPLDAAVIAEMTNVMENYFGNPSAIHALGREVRTLVEKARKTVSGLLNASPSEIFFTSGGTEADNTAIRCGISAFGIKHAITSKIEHHAVEHTLNTMLKNGEIDKLSFVNIDEKGNIDYNHLEELLQNNERTFVSLMHANNELGTLTDMVKVGDICEKYNAIYHADTVQTMGHYPHNVRELKAHFIVCAAHKLHGPKGVGFLYVNSNIKIPPMIYGGSQERNMRGGTENVYGIVGLAKALEIAYSEMDQHQSYIQGLKDYLKAQLIAEIPGIGFNGETDADKSLYTVLNVSFPEMDMADMLLFNLDINGICASGGSACSSGSNIGSHVLNGINADPNRPSVRFSFSKYTTKEDLDYVIEKVKMVVKQNALA
- the glmM gene encoding phosphoglucosamine mutase, whose translation is MTLIKSISGIRGTIGGRAGDGLTPFDIVKFTAAFGSWVVQKTGSKRIVLGRDARISGEMVNNLVIGTLQGLGIEVIDLGLSTTPTVEVAVPDEKAGGGIILTASHNPKQWNALKLLNASGEFISDADGKEVLDLAESADFDFAEVDKLGKVIKNDTYLQKHIDKVLALPLVDVEAIKKADFKIVIDCVNSTGGIFIPALLKALGVNKVVELYCTPDGYFPHNPEPLPENLTEISKEVQKQNANLGIVVDPDVDRLCFVNEDGSMFGEEYTLVAVADYVLKNTPGNTVSNLSSTRALRDVTEKAGAEYNASAVGEVNVVNKMKETNAIIGGEGNGGIIYPESHYGRDALVGIALFLTHLAKFGKSISLLRASYPQYHISKNKITLTPEMDIDNLLKQVEEKYKNQPYSTIDGLKIEFDKTWVHLRRSNTEPIIRIYSEAENETIAENLANKIISDIKEILHL
- a CDS encoding bifunctional 2-polyprenyl-6-hydroxyphenol methylase/3-demethylubiquinol 3-O-methyltransferase UbiG, giving the protein MQRKWFQYWFNSPYYHILYQQRNDAEAEFFIDKLTDYLHPKAEAKMLDIACGKGRHSIYLNKKGFDVTGIDLSEQSIKYAKQFENGKLHFLVHDMRRLFYINYFDVALNLFTSFGYFDTEKDHVNALKTFRKCLTADGILVLDYFNTEKIIRNLNSCEVKSLDGITFNITKNVVDGKIIKKINFEDQHKVYNFEERVQAFSFGDFERMLTKAGMRIEKTFGNYSLDGFDQSTSDRLILICKKA